From the genome of Spinacia oleracea cultivar Varoflay chromosome 2, BTI_SOV_V1, whole genome shotgun sequence, one region includes:
- the LOC110791475 gene encoding putative BPI/LBP family protein At1g04970 encodes MKPSHSPSLSLLLLILLIFHPSPPPTATATATATATAEPSFFSFLISTEGLNFLKDLLISKAISTLTPLQIPQIDQSLQIPFLGNVFVRLSNLSLHQIVVSDSFITPGDAGIAFIVSGATANMSLNWYYSYSSGWFLPFQFSDHGLASIQVEGMQVGLTLYLKIQEGRLELSLVECGCFVENLSIKLDGGASWLYQGIVDVFAGQIESAVEEAITENLKEAILKLALSLESLPKRIPVDDIVSLNITFVNDFVLSNSSIGFEIDGLFTRRDQAWASKYYKEHLVHKVSSTPTDQNLKSNIYEGHFQALPCRDSSRMIGISIDEAVFHSASTLYFEAGYLQWIVDKIPDQALLNTAGWRFIIPQLYKKYPKDDMNLNVSFTSPPVLRISRQNIDIIANMDLIIDVLEGGQVIPVACILLEIHASGYVKIRGNDLGGKVKLDDFKMALKWSKIGNLKMFLIQPVIRTVVETVFVPYVNARLWKGFTLPMFHGFTLENAQTNYLDSSLIVCSDLSYSESDDHAQALVQIS; translated from the exons ATGAAACCCTCACACTCaccatctctctctctcctccttctcatCCTCCTCATTTTCCACCCATCACCACCAcccaccgccaccgccaccgccaccgccaccgcTACTGCCGAACCCTCATTTTTCTCCTTCCTAATCTCAACCGAAGGCTTAAACTTCCTGAAAGACTTGCTAATTTCTAAAGCAATCTCCACCCTCACACCTCTTCAAATCCCCCAAATTGATCAATCCCTCCAAATCCCCTTCCTTGGTAATGTCTTCGTTCGATTATCCAACCTCTCTCTCCACCAAATTGTTGTTTCTGATTCTTTTATCACCCCCGGAGACGCCGGCATCGCCTTTATCGTCTCCGGGGCAACTGCTAATATGAGCTTGAATTGGTATTACTCTTATTCTTCTGGTTGGTTTTTGCCCTTCCAGTTTTCTGATCATGGCCTTGCTTCCATTCAG GTTGAAGGGATGCAAGTTGGCCTCACCTTgtatttgaaaattcaagaaggAAGGCTGGAACTCTCTCTTGTTGAATGTGGTTGCTTTGTCGAAAATCTCTCTATCAAATTGGATGGAGGTGCATCCTGGCTTTATCAAGG GATTGTAGATGTGTTTGCTGGACAAATTGAATCTGCAGTGGAGGAAGCTATTACCGAGAATCTTAAAGAAGCTATTTTAAAGCTTGCTTTGTCTCTTGAGAGCTTACCTAAACGGATCCCAGTTGATGATATTGTGTCCTTGAACATCACTTTTGTAAATGATTTTGTCCTAAGCAATTCTTCCATTGGATTTGAGATCGATGGTTTATTCACTCGAAGAGATCAAGCATGGGCATCCAAATACTACAAGGAACATTTAGTTCATAAAGTTTCATCGACTCCAACAGATCAGAACTTAAAATCGAATATCTATGAGGGGCATTTCCAAGCTTTACCATGTCGTGATTCATCAAGAATGATAGGAATTTCAATTGATGAAGCTGTTTTTCACTCAGCTTCGACCTTGTACTTTGAG GCAGGTTATTTGCAATGGATTGTGGATAAGATACCAGATCAGGCTCTCCTGAACACCGCTGGTTGGAGGTTTATCATTCCTCAGCTTTATAAGAAGTACCCAAAAGATGATATGAATTTGAACGTCTCTTTCACTTCTCCTCCAGTCTTAAGGATTTCCCGCCAAAACATTGACATTATTGCAAATATGGACTTGATAATTGATGTCTTAGAAGGCGGGCAAGTAATACCAGTTGCATGCATTTTACTG GAAATTCATGCTTCTGGCTATGTGAAAATAAGAGGTAATGATCTTGGGGGCAAGGTAAAATTGGATGATTTCAAAATGGCATTAAAGTGGAGCAAGATTGGTAATTTGAAGATGTTTTTGATACAG CCTGTTATACGGACAGTTGTTGAAACAGTTTTCGTGCCATACGTCAATGCAAGACTTTGGAAAGGGTTTACATTGCCCATGTTCCATGGTTTTACCCTTGAAAACGCCCAAACAAATTACCTAGACTCCAGCCTCATTGTTTGCAGCGATTTATCATATTCGGAGTCAGATGATCATGCTCAGGCTTTGGTACAAATATCATAG